Proteins from a single region of Felis catus isolate Fca126 chromosome B4, F.catus_Fca126_mat1.0, whole genome shotgun sequence:
- the LALBA gene encoding alpha-lactalbumin produces MMSFVSLLLIGIMFPAIQGKQFTKCELSQVLKDMDGYGGIALSEWICTIFHTSGYDTQTIVNNNGSTEYGLFQINNKFWCRDNQILQSRNICDISCDKFLDDDLTDDMICAKKILDKEGIDYWLAHKPLCSEKLEQWHCEML; encoded by the exons ATGATGtcctttgtctctctgctcctgATTGGCATCATGTTCCCTGCCATCCAGGGGAAGCAATTTACAAAATGTGAGCTGTCCCAGGTGCTGAAAGACATGGATGGCTATGGAGGCATTGCTTTGTCTGAAT GGATCTGTACCATATTTCATACTAGTGGTTATGATACACAAACCATAGTCAATAACAATGGCAGCACAGAATATGGACTCTTCCAGATCAACAATAAATTTTGGTGCAGGGACAACCAGATCCTTCAGTCAAGGAACATCTGTGACATCTCCTGTGACA AGTTCCTGGATGATGACCTTACTGATGACATGATTTGTGCCAAGAAGATCCTGGATAAGGAAGGAATTGACTACTG GTTGGCCCATAAACCACTCTGCTCTGAGAAACTGGAACAGTGGCACTGTGAGATGTTGTGA